One window of Bacteroidota bacterium genomic DNA carries:
- a CDS encoding T9SS type A sorting domain-containing protein translates to SFTVIASEAKQSQIKIYNTLGELVYQTSVNEKKTEIKIPEIAKGIYQLQVVSENGITNKKIIINH, encoded by the coding sequence AAGTTTCACCGTCATTGCGAGCGAAGCGAAGCAATCTCAAATCAAAATCTATAACACGCTGGGTGAATTAGTTTATCAAACATCCGTTAACGAAAAGAAAACAGAAATAAAAATTCCTGAAATAGCAAAAGGGATTTATCAGTTGCAAGTTGTATCAGAAAACGGAATAACAAACAAAAAAATAATCATAAACCATTAA